GGTGTTGTACGGTGAAGTCGGCGGTGAAGATGAAGCGGGGCACTGGATCGCCAAAAATGCCTATATTGGCGGGCTTTACCTGCCGGTGATTGAACCGAGTGAAGCTGTTTCATTGCGACTGGAGTATGCTGACCTTTCAAGCCCGGTCTGGTATCGCCACTCCCTTTACCGGTCGGGATATACCTATAATGGAAAGATCCTTGGCCATCACGTCGGTGGCGGGGCCAAAGACTGGTATATTGCACTTGATTGGTGGCTGGCTGACAGTGTACAAATGATTTTGGGGTGTGATTGGGAAAAACGTGGTTTTGATCAAGCTGTTTTCGAAAAGCACCGGCAGCCGTTTGTGGCTGTCGACTGGATGGTCGCGCCTGACTGGCAACTTAACGCCCGCTACGCAAACGATTCTATCGAGAATGTGGGCTATGTTGCAGGTGTCGAACGAACAGATCATGCCGCGAGCTTCACTATAACGCGTATCTGGTGACTAGTACCCTGTAACCCATAGGATTTCGAGGGATTGCGCAGGGCTTTGACGTGTCAGCAAGGCGCGATTTCTGTTGCCTAGCCGTAGCTAAACAGCTGAAATCGGAACGTAGCTGACGCGGCAAAGAACAAGCAAGATGCGAAAGATTATGGGTTACAGGGTACTAGGAGCCTGTCCGAGAATGAATGATCGGCTGCAAACCCAGCTTGGCTCATATTTCAGCTCCTTTTTGCCCCATAGCTACGGCTATGAGGCTGCAAATGAGCTAAAATCTGCTCTCAAACTTTTGGATTTTCGCTGCGGCCCTTATTCTCGGACAGGCTCTTGGTGGAAAATCGCAATACTGCTTTATATAACTTTGCCGGACAGGGGAACCGTTTGTAATGCGACGTAAAATTCTAGTATTAATAGTGCTCTTTATGGCCTTTACGCGTCTGCCATTGTGTGCTGAACTTTTGTCAGACGACCAGATGACAGGGTTCAACCGTGACCAGACGACAGGGTTCAACCGTGACCAGACGACAGGGCAATCGGGCGTTATGGCCACCCCTGAAAAACAGGGTGAGATTAAACAGCAATCACCTGCTTTGGCACCTGAACGTGTGCCTGAATCTAGCGCCGAGCGATTTTTTTCGACTCCGCATCTGCCGCTGGGGGAATTTATAGGTGGTGAATCTCGCACAAAGGAGATCAATCGTTCTGACATTGAAGACCCATTGACCCAACTGCTATCCCTTGAGGGGGGCGTGATTGCCGCACAGAAAATGCGTTTGTTCAAAAAACTTGATAAAGAAGATCAGCGACGTTATTTGCTGACTCTTCCCCTACGTGAGCGCCAGACATTCCTTGAATCGCTGGGAGACAAAGGTGTCTGGTTTGACGCGGATTTAAGTAATACCAAATCTAAACAACCTCTTGTGCAATTTGGCTACGATTTTTTTACCAGGTCCGGACAAGTCCTCTCTGAAGCATCGGGGCTGGTTGGCCCTGATTACATCGTTGGTCCTGGCGATGGTTTGAATATCGACATCTGGGGGAGTTTGAACGGGAATTTTCGTGTCGAGGTGGCCCGCAACGGGGAAATCGTTTTGCCGAAGATCGGCGCGATTCAGCTTTGGGGGCAGTCTTTTGCACAAATCCGTGAAACGATCCGCAAGCAGATCGCCAAATATTATTCCGGCTTTGAATTGAATGTCAGTCTCGGTGCCCTGCGGTCGATTCAGGTCTATGTTGTCGGCGAGGTCAATCAGCCCGGAACCTATACCGTAAATGCCCTGTCGACCGTACTGAATGTGCTTCACGCGGCGGGCGGGCCAACCAAAAAAGGGACCTTGCGCAACCTTCGCCTGATGCGCACCGGTGAAACCGTTTCCGCTGTCGACCTTTATGATTTTTTCCTGACCGGCGACCGCAGTCACGATGTCAGACTGCAATCCGGGGATACGGTTTTTGTTCCGGTTGCGGTGTCTCAGGTGGGGATCAGTGGCGAGGTTCGTCGCCCGGCTATCTATGAACTGATCGCTGGAGAAAACCTGACAACGTTGCTGGAAATGGCGGGCGGAGTGACCGCCATGGCGGTCACCGATCATGTCCAGATTGAACGCGTCGATGGTGCGCAGGGCAAAGTCATCCTCGATTACAACCTGGATCTCAAGGCAAAAACAACGACCGACAGTCTCAACGTGCCATTGGCAGATCGTGATCTTGTCAGGGTTGCGGCCCTTCCCGCCTTTGCGACCCGTTACGTCCGGCTCAGCGGATATGTCAATCGTCCGGGGCGATTTGAATGGGTTCCCGGCATGCGGGTTGCCGACCTGCTGACGAAAGACAATCTGCTCCCCGGTTATTTTACCGAAATGGCCGAAATCCTGCGCATTCAGCCGCCCTATTATCGCCCTGAAAAAATCACCTTCAATCCGGAGATGGCGGCAGGCGGGAATCTCGAGAACAACCATCGTTTGCATGAATTTGATGAAGTCCACATTTTCTCCCGCAAACAAATGGAGGAGTTAGCCACGGTTAATATTTTGGGCGCGGTGAATAATCCGGGGGAATATCAGCTCTACGCGAGCATGACCGTTCGCGATCTGATCATGCAGGCGGGGAATGTCAGGAACTTTGCCTATTTACCTCAGGCGGAACTGTGCCGTTTCACCCCGGTCGGCAAAGAAACACGCACCGAACGTGTTCTGATCGATCTGGACCGGGCGTTACAAGGGGATGCCGACAACAATCTTGCGTTGCAGGCTGAAGATCATCTTTTCGTTCGTTCAGTCCCCGGTTATAACGAACGACTCACGGTCACTGTTGGTGGAGAAGTCCTCTTTCCCGGAACTTACGCGATCAACAGACAGGAAACATTGAGCGATCTCTTGCAGCGGGCCGGAGGGTACACCGGTGAGGCCTATCTGCGTGGCGCCACCCTGTCCAGAGAATCAGTGAAAGCTTTGCAAAAAGCCAATGTCGAAAAACTGATTGCCGAACAGGAAAAAGTGATGGCCCAGATGTCGTATGAGATCGCCGCGGGAGCGGTCAGTGCCGAAGAACTCGCCTCGGCAAAAGCCCTGCTTGAAAACCGGAAAACGATGATCGATAAGTTGCGCAATATGCCGGTTTCCGGGCGCATCGTGGCAAACTTTCTGCCGCTGGAAGAACTGGCCGGGAGCACTATGGATATTCCCCTGATGACGGGAGATGAGGTTGTTATCCCGAAAAATCCGGCATCGGTCGCGGTTTTGGGTGAGGTTTACAACCCGGTTTCGCTGATCTGTCGACCAGGGCAGACCGTTGCCTATTATCTTGATCGGGTCGGGGGGATAAAAGAAACGGCCAACGAAGAGGCGATGTTCATCGTCCGAGCGGATGGAACGGTTTTAAGCAATAAACAGGCAGGGCTCGGGGTCCGCTGGAATGGCGATCGGTTCCGCTGGGAATTTGGCGGGTTTTACACGACAGTGCTCTACCCCGGTGACACCATTTTTGTCCCCGAGGAAATCGAAAAAATGGCGGTCATGCGCAATGTCAAGGATATCTCGACAATTTTCTATCAAATGGCCCTCGGCGCGGCGGCCATTGCCTCGTTCTGATTTACGCCGCGTGACCATGGAATGATCTTGATACGATCGAATGGATTCCTGAACATTTATGGACCCGCTACCCGCGCAATTAATAAACAGCATGGTTGAGACGCTCCGCCTGGCTGTTCCCGACTGTATCGCGATTTATCGTTTTGGTTCCTTTGGAACGGATGATCAGCGCCTGGACAGTGATATTGACCTGGCGTTGTTGCCGGAGTCGCCCCTTGACTCGTTGCGGCGTTGGGAAATCGCTCAACAGCTGGCGAATCTGGCGCGAAAAAATGTTGATCTGGTCGACCTGTGGCAGGCATCAACCGTTTTGCGCATGCAGGTGGTGGCGACAGGTGAACGTCTTTATTGTGCCAATCGTGACGCTGCCGGGCGCTTCGAAGATCATGTTTTTTCCAGTTATGCCCGTCTGAACGAAGAGCGGCAGCTGATTATTGATGACGCGCGACAGCGAGGAAGCGTCTATGGCAAATAATGATGTTCTGTTGAACAAGGTCACGATCATCGAACGTTGTCTGGCCCGTGTCGAAACCGAGTACCGTGGCCATGAGGCTGAACTTGAAAGTAATTTTACCCGTCAGGACTCGATCATCCTCAATCTGCAACGTGCCTGTGAAGCTTCGATCGACCTCGCGATGCATCTGGTACGCGTGCGTAAACTGGGGATTCCACAGGAGTCCCGTGATGCCTTTGATTTTCTTTTCGAGGCAGGCATGGTTGATGCGTCGTTGAAAGACCGACTCAAGGCGATGGTCGGTTTTCGCAATATTGCAGTGCATGATTATCGCAAGCTGAACCTTGCGGTGGTGCGCAGTATTGTTGAAACGCGGTTAGGTGATTTTCGTGAGTTTGCGCAGTCTGTTCTCCAGTCGCAGGTTGATGAGGCATGATGGATAATATGGATAATAATCAGCAAAAAGAGACAACCGTTCAGGATTCGTACGTCGCAGATGACGAGATCAACCTGCTCGAATATCTGCTGGTGCTGGCTAAAAACTGGCGCACGATTGTTGCGGTTTGTGGGGTGACCTTTGTGCTGGCGTGCGGTGTCACCCTCCTGATGCCGAATATCTACACCGCCACCACCCGTATCATGCCGCCCAGTGAGAGTAAGGGGGGGCTGGCGTCGATGCTCGGCGGGATGAGTGACCTGGCTGCATTGGCCGGCGTTTCAGCAGGCGGGGGTTCGGGCGATCTCTATGTCGCGATGCTCAAGAGCCGCTCGGTTTCCGACGCTATCATCGACCGCTTTGACTTGATGAACGTCTATGAGCAGGATTACCGGGTGAAGATGTATGTGAAACTGAGCAAATTGGTCGATGTCTCCCTTGGCAAGAAGGACGGGATGATCGCTGTCAGTGTCGAGGACGAAAAGCCCGAGCGCGCCGCAGATATCGCCAATGCCTTTGTTGAGGAACTGCAGAAACTCAACTTGCAGCTCAACCTGAACAGCGCCGGACGGCAGCGCGTTTTTCTTGAACAACGGTTGAAGCTGGTCAAGGCGGAACTGGTCAAGGCGGAAGAGGCGCTACGCGATTTCCAGATCGCGAACAAGGCGATCAAGATCGATGCCCAGGCGACAGCGACGATTGAAGCGTTCGGCAGGATCAAGGGGGAGATTGCCAGCAAGGAAGTTGAGCTGGGGGTCGCCCAGTCGTTTCAGACCGAGCAGAATTTCGAGGTCAAGGCGCTGCGTGAATCGATAGCCGCACTTAAAGAGCAGCTGCGGCGGCTGGAACAGTCGCCGGATGGCAAGAAAGTTTCCGGTGATGTCTTTATTGCCACCGCCGATGTGCCGGAAATCGGCTTGCAGTATGCCCGTCTGCTGCGTGATTTCAAAATTCAGGAAACCCTTTTCGAGCTGCTGACCAGGCAGTATGAAATGGCCAAGATTGAGGAGTCAAAGAACACCTCGACAATACAGGTTCTCGACCAGGCCGTCCCCCCGGATCGCAAGAGCAAGCCGAAACGTGCATTGATGGTGTTAGCAGTGACCTTTGTCGCTGGTTTCATGGCGGTACTCTTTGCTTTTATCCGCGAGTATGGGGGACGGATGTCAGCTGATGATCGCATGCTCTGGGATGAGATTAAAGGTCGATTGTCTTTACGCAGGGCCGGGAAGAAGCAATAGGCCGGGACTTGTTTTAGCCGCAGATAAGGTCTGATAAAAGCGGATAAAACCCAAGATCTGGGTTTGGTTTGAGGCTTTAACTATCAGATTGAATCAGATTGAATCCGCGGCAGAAAAAGATCTTCAGGCCTCCTGGCAACAGACAAGGGGGAAATGGGTATTTTCGCGGCTGACAGGGCGTGCGTCGCATGATGAACGAATACAAGAGAATTTACGGCCAGGTTCGTGACTTTACGCCAAGTGAACTGCGGGAAACCTTCGCCGCCATCCCCTTGATTCAGCTGGCGGTCCTTTTTGGATCACGGGCCCAGGGCAGGGTGCCCGCTGGTGCCAAAAGCGATTACGACTTTGCCGTGCTGCTGGACAAAAGCGCGCCCGCCGATTGGGGACATCTGGCCAAAGCCCGCGTCGAACTGGGGCAGGCACTACGATTGGCCGACTGCGATTTTGACCTGGTCGATCTGGAGGTCGCGTCGCAGGCCATTAAAAAGAGTATCAAACAGCGCTACATTCTCATAAAAGGGACTGAAGATGAGCTTTGCAGACTACTTGGCTAGTTCCAGACAGACTGCCGAGGCCGAAAAAGAGGTGCTCGACCAACTGCAGGAAAAGGTTATCCAGAGCGGTGCGCTCGACAAAATCGAGATTCGCGCCGCCAGGGCCTCCATGCAGATCCTGATCGAAAACGCCATTGGCAAAGCGCGCCGCATCCTGAAGCACTACAATTGCCCCCTGGTACCGTCCCGGGCTCGAGATGCCCTGGTCATCATGTTTGAAACCGGACTGCTGGACGATGCCCTGTACCAGAGCCTGATGGCGGCAGTCGGTTTTCGAAATGCCATGATTCACGACTACATGAATTTCGATGAGACGGTGCTGCTCGGAATCCTTCGTTCAGGGAAGTACCTCAAGGTCTACGAATTTCTCATGGAGGAGTCAACCTACAACACTGTGCAACTGAAGCGGGTGGAGAGTTATTCCTTTTAGCCGCTGATAAGTCAAAAGCAAACTAACAGCTTTTTTAGGTTAACCCGAGTCTTGATTCTGGTTTTAAGCTTTTGCCGTCATCCGCCCTTATCCGCTTTTATCAGCGGCTAAAAAAGAGTTTTTGTGTTTTTTGATTTTGCGTTAACCTGGCAGCCTGAAAGACACGAAGGAGATCGAATGAAAAAAGCATATCTTGAGGTTGTTCTGGAAGATATCAACAGTAAATTCGATCTGGTTCTCGAAGGGCATGAATTACTGCGCAGTGAAATTCGCGACCTTTCCCGCAAGACCGATGAACGCTTTGATCTGGTTGATTTCAAGATCGACACCCTGAATCAGAAGATCGATGCCGTTGCTGCCGATCTTAAGGCGACTGACATACGGTTGTCAGATAAAATCGATGGAGTCGCAACTGATCTCAAGGCCCATCGGGACGATACTGAAGCGCATCATGGGGTTTATCGGGTCAAAGAGAGCTGATGGTTAATTTTCGGGGTACGGAAGTTCCGGGAGGATATCCATCCTGAATCGTTGTGTCGACGCAAAGCTGTTGAATGTTTTTATCATCGTGATGTCAAGGGATTAAGTGAGACGGAGAAGGAATGGTCACTGTCGAAACAATAAAAAAGAAGCAGGCAAAAATTGCACTCGTCGGTCTGGGCTACGTCGGTCTGCCGCTGGCAGCGGCCTTCGGCAAGGTTGTCGAGGTGCTGGGCTTCGATATTAATGACAAGAAAATTGCTGAACTCAGACGTGGTTATGATGCCACCGGCGAACTTTCGGCGCAACAACTGGCGGCGACGCGCATCGATTATACCCTTGACCCGGCACGTTTAAAGGAAGCCCGTTTTTTCATTGTCACCGTACCCACGCCGATTGATGAGCATCGTCGCCCCGACCTGCGTCCCGTCGAATCGGCGGCACGCACGATTGGCCGCAATCTGATGCCGGGATCTATCGTTGTCTTTGAGTCGACCGTCTACCCCGGCGTGACCGAGGAGATCTGTGTGCCAATTCTGGAGACCGAATCGGGTCTGCAATGCGGGGTCGACTTCAAGGTTGGCTATTCCCCCGAGCGGATTAACCCGGGGGATAAAGTGCACACCGTCGACAAAATCGTCAAGGTTGTTTCCGGGCAAGATGAAGAAGCTCTTGAGACGATTGCCAGTGTCTACGCGTTGGTGGTAACCGCCGGGGTGCACCGTGCAACGTCGATCAAAGTGGCCGAGGCCGCCAAGGTTATCGAGAACACCCAGCGCGATCTCAATATCGCCCTCATGAACGAACTGGCGATTATTTTCGGCAAGCTTGGTATTTCGACCCGGGACGTTCTTGCGGCAGCAGGCACCAAATGGAATTTCCTCAACTTCACGCCAGGTTTGGTCGGTGGGCACTGTATCGGTGTTGATCCCTACTACCTCACCTTTAAAGCCGAAGAGATTGGTTATCACCCGCAGGTTATTCTCGCCGGTCGGCGCATTAACGACAGCATGGGCAAGTATGTCGCGGAGCATACCGTCAAGAAGCTCATTCATTGCGGGAAAGCTGTCCGGGGTTCCCGCGTGCTGGTGTTGGGCTTGACCTTCAAGGAAAACGTCCCGGACATACGCAACTCCAAGGTGATCGACATTATCCGCGAATTGCAGGATTATGGCGTCGAGGTACTCGTTACGGATCCTTGTGCAGATGCCGCAGAGGCACGCCACGAATATGATCTGCAACTAATCGATGTGGAAGCTGTCGGCAGGGTCGATGCGGTCGTGTGGGCAGTGGCCCATGAACAGTTTCGGGAACGCTTTACTCCTGCAGCGCTCAAACAGATTTGCTGTAATGATGGCTGCGGCGTAGTGGTGGATGTCAAGGGCGTGCTTTCCAGGGGAGCGGTAGAAAAAGAGGGGCTGGCGTATTGGGGGCTGTAGCTTGCCGGGATATTCTCCCAGGTCGTCAGCCGGGGAAACATGGTTTCTCTCTTTTCCAGAGTGCATAGTGACCGATGATGACAAGTAATTTTTTGAAACCTCCCTGATTGCGCAGGCCCAGGCGTCGATGTTGGATGAAGTTCGCGACTCCCTGCTTGCAGGTAAAAAACTGACGCGACTGGAGCAGAACGGAGTGCTGCATGCGTTGCAGATTCTTGTTAAAAATGCCATCGGCAAAGCAAAGCAGATTCTCAAGGCCACAAAAGCAAACGAACAGCTTTTTTTAGGTTAACCCCCGAGTCTTGATGCTGGTTTTAAGGTTTTGCCGTCATCCGTCCTTATCCGCCCTTATCCGCCTCTATCAGCGGCAAAAAAAAATTTGTCGGTTGTTGAGACCCCGAGACCTCTGCCCGGCAATTCCAGGGTTTTTAGGTGCAAGGAGAAAAGATTGATATCTTGATCCTTCGAGCAGTAAACCGGACGTGGCGGAACCGCGAAAAGAGATTGTCATCACGCGTTCTTTCTGGTAGGTTTCCCCCTTTAAGAAATGTCTGATGGGTTGGAGGAGAGTCTGCGTGCTTCTGTTGCGATTGTTGCTGTTGTTCTTCGTTGTAGCCTTGCCGTTGTCCGTCGTAGAGAGTGCGTCAGCGGCGCCCCCGTCCACAATAACCCCCCTTGACAGCTGGGTTTATCCAGCGCTGGACAAGCTGTCCGGTCTTGGACTGATTCAAACAACATTCCAGGGAACTCGTCCCTATACGCGAAATGAAGTCGCCCGTCAGATCAACGAAGGGCTGACTCGCCTGACCCTCATTGACTCACCCCAGATCGGTCGGGAGCTGCTCTTCCGACTCGAACGGGATTATTGCACCGAACTACGTGCACTGGAGCATCCTGAACGCCCCGCCAGCAGTTATTTCGTGCCGCTTCGCGAGTTCAGCGCACAATATCGCTATCAGGAAGGGCGTGATGTCGCGATTGTTGGTGCCGGTGTCGTGGCGGCACAGTTCCCTTTGAATGTCAATAACGACGGGATATCCTACAGTGAACACAATAATGCCCAACTGACGTTCTCAGCGGATACCCGTCTCGGCTCGTTCGGCCTTTTGTCTCTGCGTCCGCAGTTGCTCATCGTTGACAACGGTCGCAAAAAAGCTTCAACTGACGTGTCCTTACGTAACGGTCGTGTTGCCACTCAACTGGGCGCTTTTGAAATCTCACTCGGACGCCAGTCACTCTGGTGGGGGCCGGGGCGGCACGGTGCTCTGGTGCTGAGCAATAATGCCCAGCCGCTTGACATGTTGCGGATCACCAACCCCAGTCCCATCCGTTTACCCTGGTTCCTGAAATATCTCGGTCGATTCAAACTGGATCTGTTCTGGAGTCGGCTGGAGGCGGAGCGGGTCGTCCCGAAACCGTATTTTTCCGGGGTCAGAATGGCGTTGCAACCTGTGGACTGGTTCACGTTGGGCGCGTCACGCGGAATTATGTTCGGCGGGGAAGGGCGCCCCGGTGTCGGCGGGGCCGATTTTTTAACGATTATCAGCGGAAAGAACCTTTCTGGTGGTGAAGATACCAGCAATTCCGTCGCAGCGGTTGATTTTCGGCTTAAATTCCCGTTTATGTGGGGGGTTGAATTCTACGGTGAAGCCGGTGGAGAAGATGAAGCCGGCGGTTGGTTGGCGAACTCCGCCAGGTTGGCGGGCTTTTATTTTCCGCGCATCGAACCGAGTGGCCGGTTGTCGCTTCGGCTGGAATATGCGGACCTGTCGCATATCGATGACAATTCGCCGATGTGGTACCGCCACGGAATCTACCGGTCGGGATACACTTACGAGGGCAAATTACTCGGCCACCATGCCGGAGGGGGGACGAACGATTATTTTGCCGAATTGGTTTGCTTTTTGCCCGGCGAGTCTAAAGTGGTTTTAAGCTACAATTATGAACGCCGCGGCAGTGATCGTCCCATCCAGGAAAAGCATCATCAGGGCGTGGTTGAAATAGGAAAAACAGTAGGGCGGTTTTTGAGCTTGTCTTTAGATGGGAGAATAAATAAAATCAACAATTCAGGTTTTGTTGACGGTGCCGGTCGGACCGATTGGCTGGTGACTGTTGGCGGTGCAATTTTCTTTTAAGGGAGGCTCCCCTTGCGATGTCCATTATCCATATTTAGCACATTTATCTGCGTCTAATTTCTTTTCTTAGATTTTTTTTTTGCAGATACAGCGTTAATTTTAGAAATTTGTTAGAAAGCAATGTTATGGCTGATGGCTTTGGCGAAGGAGTGGTCACATGCAAAAAGACCATTTGGAAATCATCCTCGCAGATATGAACAGCAAATTCGATCTGCTGCTCGAAGGGCATGCCGGCCTTCGCGATGAGATCCGCGAAACACGCACAGAATTGACCAATAAAAAAATCATGCATGAGGTGACGTGGGAAAAATACGGAAAATAAATCTGTCCGTTTTTTTCTCAGGTTTTCCACCGAAGAGCAACAGGACGCAGATAAGATCTGAAAGTGCTTGATTTTAAACAACAATCTTATGGTTCAGATCAATCAGCCGTTATCAGATTTGAGCAGCGGCCAAATGTGCCACGAAGAGGTTTCGATATGGAAAAAGAACAGACATTGAAAGTTCTTTCCCGACACTTCGAAGAGATTCGCCACAGATTTGGTGTCGAATCTCTGGCCTTCTTTGGTTCTGTCGCCAGAGGCGGGGCACGACCAGACAGCGATCTGGACGTTCTGGTGACCTTTAAACAAGCGCCAGGGTTGTTCGGATTTCTGGAATTGAAACATTATCTTGAACAGCTTATGTCTTGCCCCGTCGATCTTGTGACGGAAAAGGCGCTTAAAAAGCAGTTGAAAGAAGAAATCCTTCGGCAGGCCATCCGTGTCCACTAGATTCTGGTACGTGCGCATTGAGGACATTCTTGAGGCCATCAATGCCATTGAGGACTATACCATCCGGGATGGACTTTGCCGCTTGGGAAAAGGATCGTAAAACGATCGATGCCGTTATTCGAAACTGTGAAATCATCGGTGAAGCTAACAGCGTCCCCACCGGACATGGTTCTCCTGTATGTGAATTTGAGAGGTGTCATCATGGAAAGAATCATTAATATCCACATTGAAAAACTACCTGAAGGTTTATATCTTGCGACTTCTGATGACGTCCAGGGGTTGGTGGCCCAAGGCAGAACCGTTGCAGAAGTAATGGAAATAGCAAGGGATGTTGCGCGTAGACTTCTGGAAGCACAGGATGAACGTAAAAAATCTCTGAAGTTACCACCGCTAAAGAAACGTTTTGATCTTCAACTTGTTATCGGCAATTAACATGGGTCGGCTGGCAGGGTTCAGGTATCGTGAGATCATCAAACGCCTCAAGCAATTTGGTTTCGAATTCGATCGTCAGGCCGCAGGCAGCCATGAGGTGTGGTTTAATGCAACCACAAACCGTTACACAACTATTCCGAATCACACTGGCGATATGCCCGAGGGGACTCTGAAGGCAATCTTGAAGCAGGCTGGAATTGAGCCGGAACAATTTATGAAAAAGTAACTGTCGAGTTAGAGCGTTGTTGATTTATTAAAAGGTGCCTGTCCCCCTCGAAGGTTTCCAGACTATAGCTTTTATTTTGCTCCAGCTTAATCGGTTCTTTGTGCCACTTTACTCTAAAAAGGGTTTGCCCTTCTTTGCGGCGCGAGCAAGCTTTTTTGACTGTAAAGGTCCCTCGACCAAGAAAGAGCTGAATAGTTACATTTTGTCTTAAAGATTGACAAAATCATCACTGAAGTGACAGCGCATCCGGCTGATACTGAGGCGCATGATGATGGGGGGGCTGGTGAAAGAGAGTTGAAGGGTGGAAGGGGTTCAAGCGGTTTTCGTCCGAATCAAGAAAAAGTTAGTTAACTTTTTAGAATGTCCCCCTGGATTTCCCTGGCTCAGGCGTTAGTAGGACGTAAATTCGGAGACCGAAATGGACGAGAAAGATAAGAAGTTTATTGAAGATTTATTTGTTAAGCAAACAGAACAATTTCAGCAGTATATCGGCATAATGGCTGAAAATATTGATCATAAATTAGCTTTGGTTGCCGAAGGGCATCAAATGCTTTCGGAGAAGTTGGATCGAGTTGAATCGAGCCTGGTCTTGAAGATCAACACCGTCGAGAAGAACTTGTCGGCACGGCTCGATGACGTCGCTGTCGATCTTAAGTCACACCGGACCGATACCGAGGCGCATCATGGCGGGGTGTATCTGGTCAAGGAGAACAGAAGGGTGTTTCTCTGGCCAACTTGGTAACCTGGGAGCCCGAACCCACTCTTGCCCCCAGATTCGCAGAAGAATGCCCATCAAATTGGTCAGCAAGCTGCTGACCAGTTGCCATGGTTTCATATCGTCAGGTCGTATAGAATCGATTCCCGAAGATTTGCAAGGGAGCTTGCCTTCCATTGAGCAGATTGAGGCTGAATTGAGTGACCATGGTGAGGTGAAATGAAGATCGTTTTTCGCGTTGACGTCTCACTCCAAATAGATAGCAGCCATGTCATGCGTTGCCTGACTCTGGCCGATGTTTATTGGGTTTTAACTTAGCAACTTCTCAACCTGAAGCCTGACCCCGAGGGTGACCTTTTTATATTGTATGAGACGGGTTTTATGATGGTTAAAAGAAGTGGGGCTGCATTTAGAGCTGTTTCATATTTATGGTTGGGCTCTATCTTGGGTGCCGGTTGCGCATTTCTGACACAAATTGTTCTTGCACGTAAACTTGGCCCGGAAAAATATGGGATTTTTGCATCTTCACTCAGCATGATCATGCTGATTTCTCCATTAGCTGGATTTGGTATCGCTCAATATTGGCTAAAGATTTTTGGACAAGAAGGTTGGC
This Desulfuromonadaceae bacterium DNA region includes the following protein-coding sequences:
- a CDS encoding SLBB domain-containing protein, with amino-acid sequence MAFTRLPLCAELLSDDQMTGFNRDQTTGFNRDQTTGQSGVMATPEKQGEIKQQSPALAPERVPESSAERFFSTPHLPLGEFIGGESRTKEINRSDIEDPLTQLLSLEGGVIAAQKMRLFKKLDKEDQRRYLLTLPLRERQTFLESLGDKGVWFDADLSNTKSKQPLVQFGYDFFTRSGQVLSEASGLVGPDYIVGPGDGLNIDIWGSLNGNFRVEVARNGEIVLPKIGAIQLWGQSFAQIRETIRKQIAKYYSGFELNVSLGALRSIQVYVVGEVNQPGTYTVNALSTVLNVLHAAGGPTKKGTLRNLRLMRTGETVSAVDLYDFFLTGDRSHDVRLQSGDTVFVPVAVSQVGISGEVRRPAIYELIAGENLTTLLEMAGGVTAMAVTDHVQIERVDGAQGKVILDYNLDLKAKTTTDSLNVPLADRDLVRVAALPAFATRYVRLSGYVNRPGRFEWVPGMRVADLLTKDNLLPGYFTEMAEILRIQPPYYRPEKITFNPEMAAGGNLENNHRLHEFDEVHIFSRKQMEELATVNILGAVNNPGEYQLYASMTVRDLIMQAGNVRNFAYLPQAELCRFTPVGKETRTERVLIDLDRALQGDADNNLALQAEDHLFVRSVPGYNERLTVTVGGEVLFPGTYAINRQETLSDLLQRAGGYTGEAYLRGATLSRESVKALQKANVEKLIAEQEKVMAQMSYEIAAGAVSAEELASAKALLENRKTMIDKLRNMPVSGRIVANFLPLEELAGSTMDIPLMTGDEVVIPKNPASVAVLGEVYNPVSLICRPGQTVAYYLDRVGGIKETANEEAMFIVRADGTVLSNKQAGLGVRWNGDRFRWEFGGFYTTVLYPGDTIFVPEEIEKMAVMRNVKDISTIFYQMALGAAAIASF
- a CDS encoding DUF86 domain-containing protein produces the protein MANNDVLLNKVTIIERCLARVETEYRGHEAELESNFTRQDSIILNLQRACEASIDLAMHLVRVRKLGIPQESRDAFDFLFEAGMVDASLKDRLKAMVGFRNIAVHDYRKLNLAVVRSIVETRLGDFREFAQSVLQSQVDEA
- a CDS encoding nucleotidyltransferase domain-containing protein; the encoded protein is MDPLPAQLINSMVETLRLAVPDCIAIYRFGSFGTDDQRLDSDIDLALLPESPLDSLRRWEIAQQLANLARKNVDLVDLWQASTVLRMQVVATGERLYCANRDAAGRFEDHVFSSYARLNEERQLIIDDARQRGSVYGK
- a CDS encoding nucleotidyltransferase domain-containing protein; amino-acid sequence: MMNEYKRIYGQVRDFTPSELRETFAAIPLIQLAVLFGSRAQGRVPAGAKSDYDFAVLLDKSAPADWGHLAKARVELGQALRLADCDFDLVDLEVASQAIKKSIKQRYILIKGTEDELCRLLG
- a CDS encoding lipopolysaccharide biosynthesis protein, producing MMDNMDNNQQKETTVQDSYVADDEINLLEYLLVLAKNWRTIVAVCGVTFVLACGVTLLMPNIYTATTRIMPPSESKGGLASMLGGMSDLAALAGVSAGGGSGDLYVAMLKSRSVSDAIIDRFDLMNVYEQDYRVKMYVKLSKLVDVSLGKKDGMIAVSVEDEKPERAADIANAFVEELQKLNLQLNLNSAGRQRVFLEQRLKLVKAELVKAEEALRDFQIANKAIKIDAQATATIEAFGRIKGEIASKEVELGVAQSFQTEQNFEVKALRESIAALKEQLRRLEQSPDGKKVSGDVFIATADVPEIGLQYARLLRDFKIQETLFELLTRQYEMAKIEESKNTSTIQVLDQAVPPDRKSKPKRALMVLAVTFVAGFMAVLFAFIREYGGRMSADDRMLWDEIKGRLSLRRAGKKQ
- a CDS encoding DUF86 domain-containing protein, with amino-acid sequence MASSRQTAEAEKEVLDQLQEKVIQSGALDKIEIRAARASMQILIENAIGKARRILKHYNCPLVPSRARDALVIMFETGLLDDALYQSLMAAVGFRNAMIHDYMNFDETVLLGILRSGKYLKVYEFLMEESTYNTVQLKRVESYSF